The following is a genomic window from Apodemus sylvaticus chromosome 10, mApoSyl1.1, whole genome shotgun sequence.
GACATCCTAGAAATGGTCCAGACTAGAGAAAAAGATCACCAACCCCCTCTGATCTCACATTTAGCTTCAGCTCACCTCCAGGGTCTAGAGGTTGTAATACTAACATTCTATAAAGACTATCCCCAGGGTCCTCAAGGTCTTCTGGGCAACTCCATTCATTCTGAGGTCACTTCAGTTCTGACATGGCAAGAGAAGGTGTCAATTACCCTGCCCTCTCAGGGGGTAATTCCTTCTTAGTGCCTGTCTAAGCACCTGTATCTTCGGTTAGCTTCTGGAGCCTTCCCCAGACCTAGACCTTAAGGTTGTAGCAGCTTCCAAAGAGTGCTGGATAAGTCAGGGAAAGCTGTTGTGAAATGCTTGTGAGATGTTTAGATATTATATCTTTTGTATTTACATCATAGACCCCAGGGACATGATTTTTCAATGTTGGTTGCTGACGTCAACTTCTGGAGAGATTTGCTTGCTTGTGCGTTTTCATACTGGACCAAACATAAAACATCCTGAGATCCAAAGGTAAGAGATCTAGACACAGGGAGCGTGGTGAGCTCTGCGTGCTGACCTAGCCCAGCCCTCTTTGGCCCTGGCTTTGTCCTGTTGTGGGTTTTCCTATCTGCACCCCATGCTCCTGGGTCATTTTCATATGGGAAAAAAATGGGCCTTATATTTAGGGGTAAGACCCAGTACTCAGAAGGATTCAGAAACTAAAATAACTGGGTGACTCCACACAGGTGCTAGGGATACGGGCCTTGGGCCATGGACCATGGGAACTGCAAAACTGAAGGAGCTGCTgactcagcagaaccagttcttgaatttgttctttttttttttaatttgttctttcagAACCTCAGTCTCTTCCTCTGAAAAATGGGTACACCACATTCCCAAGTTGGCCATGGGACCAAATATGGacgtgtttttttttgtttgttttgttttgttttgttttgttttgttttgcctcctGAGAAACTCTTGACAGATGCTAGGGAAGTAGAATACTACaatgggtgaattggcttctttcaGAGTGCCTACCCCGATTCCCAGTACAGTCAGAAGGCTCAAAACCCTGAAGAACTTTCTGAACTTTGAGGTGTCCAAGACTTCCAGGCTGTAGGGGAAACACCTGAGGTCCACGTCTGTTTGCAGAAGTGTTGCTTCTTGGTTTGTAGCTGCATGGCAGGTCCTAGGAGCAGGTTTGGGTTCTGTGCTCCACAGacctgagaggcaccttaaagcTTGTGGGAGAGCATTGTGCACGGCCAGCGCTCTCTAGTGGTCAGTGTTAGCACTACATCCAGCTGCCCTCCAGTTTATGTTGCTAAAGGAAGTCTTCCTTTTCCCAgcgcatttatatatatatatatacacactctctcggatatttttatttttattgttgtgtatatgtgtgagtttaTGTCACATATGTGAGAGTgttcatggagaccagaagagggcattagggcccctagaactggagtccaGGTGGTTATGATCACtcgacatgggtgctgggaaccaaactcaggtcctctggaagaacaagctCTCTTTCCATATAACCCATCTCTAAATCTaatggggttttttggtttggtttggtttggtttttttgagatttagatccaagaagaaaaagaggataaAATATGGCCAACAAAATGGCCAAGGAGGTATAGGCACCTGCAGCCAAGCCTGAGTacccgagttcaattccaggGTCCCACATGATGGCAAGATGGAACCAATCCCCAAAAGTTATCTTCTGGCCCCTACATGTACACACttgaggtcacacacacacacacacacgaaaccgAAAAAGAAACATCTATGAGTACATCGCCTCCTTGGAGAGGCTCTGTTGCTTCTTGTCCCAGTGAACAAACAACAGGACCCTCCCTGCCAGAGTATCCTACCCCTTGGATTCAAGGCACACGCAAATGGACACATCGGGTGGTCTCAGTAGCTGGGATCTTGCGTAACCAATGGCAAAGGTGGCGATGGAAAGATAAGGTCAGGGACAGGACCGCAGGAGAGGAGTGGGGACGTGATGAGTGGGAGGAGCTTCTAAATTATCCATCAGCACAAGCTGTCAGCGGGCCCCAGCCATGAATAAATGTATAGGGGGAAAGGCAGGAGGCTTGGGGTCGAGGCAAACAGGTAGGGTATAAAAAGGGAACGCAAGGCACCAAGTCCAGCATCCTAGAGCCCAGATTCCAAACTGCTCACGGTCCTCTATCCGGATCACTGCAATGGCTGCAGGTAAGCATGCGCAAATCCCGCTGGGTGTGGTTTGGACCAAGGGGCCCTGAAGATGGATCTGAGGCTTCCAATGTGAGTGCAGCCCAACTTCCGCCATGTTGGGAACACTCTGGGTCCCTGTGGGCACTGGGAGCGATTGGTCGTTGCTCCCAGGCTTATCCtgccctcctgtctctctctagaCTCTCGGACCTCCTGGCTCCTGGCCTTCAgcctgctctgcctgctctggcctcagGAGGCTGGTGCTTTTCCCGCCATGcccttgtccagtctgtttgccaATGCAGTGCTCCGAGCCCAGCACCTGCACCAGCTGGCTGCCGACACCTTCAAAGACTTCGTAAGTTCCCCCAGAGATGGGTGCCTGTCTGTGGAAGCAGAAAGGGGCAGATCCCACGCCGCACTCCTGCCCCCAGGAAGTCACAGAGGGAAACTGTGGGGTGAGGGATCTTAGCCAAGGCCGTTAGATGGGCCGAAACAGAGTGGGTCCTCCATACCATAGTTAATGACTGCGAGCCACAAGCCGGCCGCTCAGTGACCGTCCTTTCCAGGAGCGTGCCTACATTCCCGAGGGACAGCGCTACTCCATTCAGAACGCCCaggctgctttctgcttctcagaGACCATCCCGGCTCCCACAGGCAAGGAGGAGGCCCAGCAGAGAACCGTGAGTAGAGCCAGGCCTTATCTGCACAAATCCTCTTCTCCCTCCACGCAGCCCTCACCGCACTCCAGGAAGCAGTTCCTCCCTGAAGCTAGGGGTTACCTGAGAGTCCCAGGCAGGGGCCACTAAGCAATACACTGCACCCGGCCCTTTTCCCCCCTCAGGACATGGAATTGCTTCGCTTCTCCCTGCTGCTCATCCAGTCATGGCTGGGCCCCGTGCAGTATCTCAGCAGGATCTTCACCAACAGCCTCATGTTCGGCACCTCGGACCGTGTCTATGAGAAACTGAAGGACCTGGAAGAAGGCATCCAGGCTCTGATGCAGGTGAGGATGGACTGGGGTCCCTAGCCTGGGCTTCTACTGACCATTGGCTCTGCTTGGAGCCTAGATGGGGGCTCACAGCTCTTCTCTGTTTGCCGGTCAGGCCTTAGACCCTCGAGACGGCTTCGTATTCATTCCCCTTATGAAGCCTCCAGCCCTTTCTCTGGGGCCCGGGGTGGAGGACGGCACAGCTCCTGAACCTCCTGCCCTTCTTTCCCACGGCAGGAGCTAGAAGATGGCAGCCCCCGTGTTGGGCAGATCCTCAAGCAAACCTACGACAAGTTTGACTCCAACATGCGCAGCGATGACGCTCTGCTCAAAAACTATGGGCTGCTCTCCTGCTTCAAGAAGGACCTGCACAAGGCGGAGACCTACCTGCGGGTCATGAAGTGTC
Proteins encoded in this region:
- the Gh1 gene encoding somatotropin, which encodes MANKMAKEPNFRHVGNTLGPCGHWERLVVAPRLILPSCLSLDSRTSWLLAFSLLCLLWPQEAGAFPAMPLSSLFANAVLRAQHLHQLAADTFKDFERAYIPEGQRYSIQNAQAAFCFSETIPAPTGKEEAQQRTDMELLRFSLLLIQSWLGPVQYLSRIFTNSLMFGTSDRVYEKLKDLEEGIQALMQELEDGSPRVGQILKQTYDKFDSNMRSDDALLKNYGLLSCFKKDLHKAETYLRVMKCRRFVESSCAF